Within Myxocyprinus asiaticus isolate MX2 ecotype Aquarium Trade chromosome 18, UBuf_Myxa_2, whole genome shotgun sequence, the genomic segment ttaacgTGGTttttgtggtaaaaccataatagccacaaaataatgattttattaccatagttttagttttcctgtattattactaaaaaatcaaggttaaaatatggttgctgtaaaaccatgtaaaaccatggtaaatttattgtgagggaatgcaaaactattgcgaggccACGCATAACTTATTGCGAGAAAACGCAataaatttactcacccacacctatcatattgctttagaagatatggatttcatATGCTGTTTGTGAAAAGACACTTTGTGGTTTTGAATACAGCAAAAGTTTCTCTTTTGATTAGTTCTAGTTTCATGCAATGCTACAGGTACACTGAAAATTCTTTGCAACAGACTGTTACAATAGATCTTCCtgaattttgtataaaaaatataatagattttgatataaaaactttatttattgaattaagtCAAATTACgcagaaaacatgttttttattttgacatttcgcTCATTGTCAAGATTATTAGAACACAACAAGATCACATAAAATCGTTGAGAGAAACAGCACTCTACTATTCAAGTTAAAGTAAATTTAAGTGTTAGGTTGCTCAGAGCAGTTAATGGTATCTTTCACAATTAGTCAAAATTCGAAACTGCTGGgtgtgcacctttaagaataaaAACATACCTAGCCGTGGACGTTTCACATTACGTGTTGGTGAAGAATTGTCTGTGTCACCTGAATGATTAAAGTTTGTTCCTTCAAAgcatagaaaacaaaacaaatattatttaaatattgacaaCTCAGAATTCAGTAACATTCATACAATTCTAGTAAATACCCATAAACATGCTTGGTCTCTCTTTTAACATCAAGATTGTACTTTCATTTTTACTTCAAAGAATATTTTGTCACAAATGTGAGccaaaaattaaattgaaataaaaataaatggaaaactATAAAATATGAACTGATATGCAAAGGTATAATATATATTACACAACAAATTCACAATAGCTTTgatataataatgtaaaaatgtgtacAGCATGTGGGGTAAAGGGCTGTAATTTAACTAAAACATCTACAACATGACTTACCAGATGCATATCCTGCTATGGATAGCAGTGTGGTTTCCAGAGGAAAGGGAATGTTTTCACAGTACTCATATACATTTTGAAGAAACTCTTCACATATAATACGATCTGAATTCTTGAAGTAATTTACAATGCCTGAGACACGGTCTCTAATTTTGGTCAGTGACCGTAGTTGGTGCTGTGTCCTAGGGTCCACTAAGGAAAAAATATGATCCAGAACTTTGCTGTTCTGTTCACACAACAAGTCCACCATTGCACTGGACTCCTGGGCCACCAGTTCCTGGATGCCCCCCTGCCAGTCCACCATTTCCATTCTCATCCATTAGCTGGGGGAAAATCCATTTCATTTAACAGTTGGGACAAGAAACAAGAAACTGCTTTATTTGGGTCTGTGGAACTTGCATCACAAAACTTATTTACCACAAAAGGTGTTCAGAGTAAATCTGTATATCCACATATGGCATTGCACAGTATATCAGTGCATGTAGGCTACACTGTAAACCATAATGCTcagaataattaattgttttgagtagggaaaaatttAATCATACaaatgagtatttagaactttctctttgaGTTCACAAAACTTACACATTTTAAGTAATCTGAATAGTttaatgttttgagtttaatgaacttgtctctttaaatttacaggaacttaaatttaactgaaactggggaGGGGATTTTTATTCTCCAGCATGCTTTACATGGCACTGGACAGGGagagtaaacattaaaattaagtgttgtatagtgtgtctttgtgcaagatgaatgtaacgggagatacttgttagtgtttaatgttttgttgtattgtttagaagaatttctgtcATGTTAAAGTTTTGGGGGGGTTACCATTACGGTGAATAGTGGATCTTGAGATTAGCTTGAGAACAGGTACATAATTTGACAGTTATACAATATGTTGATATACTTGTTCAACAACTGCTAATGCTAATCAAAGCATGGTTAATCCAATTAACATGTATTCACTATGCTAACGTTTGCTGTACTAGTTTGTTCTAGCTAGTACAAGCTAAATAGGTTCTCTCTACTTGACATATTTATATTGAGCTTACATAGTGATCATAAATTAAGTACCATTAAAATGCACGAGTTAGCTTACTCAAcatttcaagttaaaaaaaaaaagaacacgcATTAGTACAAAATCTGATAGGTCTTCTTGCTTAAACttgtaatttattaacttaaaaaatgtgaTGTAACTGATTACCTCAGTTTTATttagttctgctaacttattcggGTTTACAGTGTAGTCTAACTGCAAAGACTTTGTCTGGGACGCCAACTGAGGGGTTTGTGTACACACGTGCATGTGCATTACTACAATCAGTTCAATACAATGAAAtactttaataatataaaaagtcaTATACTATCTTAgtcctttaaataataaaatgaatgtatTACTCTTTACCTCGTCAACACTATCACTTCAGTTTGTCCAAAAGATAAACTGGTGCAATGTGTTCATTGTATGCCACACATAGGCATGGTAAATGATTGTTCAGTAGTTATTTGGGGTTTAAGGATCTGAGCATACACTAACATTATCCCTGATATTTCAAAGAAACATTGtccagttattttttttaaaacacctcATGCCCAGTAGTGACATGTAGGAAACGATCATCACTGTAGTCAGTGAAACAAGCTGTGTAGTAGCATACAAAACTTatgtataacataatataaatgcatctttttaaaaaaaaaaaaaaaaaaaaaaactcaaaagctGCAGTTAATGAGTTCGCAGTATGTTTTTAACTATTATAATGCCGCCAGAACTCACCTCCGGTGTCATAGCGCATCGGCCCAGTTTTTCGGGAGAAAACGAAACTATCTCTCCAGTCTCGTGTCGATTTATTTTATATGCGCAGTAAATACGGATCCCATCCTGCTGACCCCGTCATGACACCGACGTTTGGCGCGGTTAAATAACTCGATAATTATTTTCAGTTTCTTACAGAGCTGAATCTACATTTAATCGATTACGGACATTGCGGTTGCACGGTTATGATGTATTTGTACTAGCTCTCAACCAATATGCCACTTTAATATTCATTTAACAAATAGCCTAAGAGATAAACACAGTGAATTGGGAGGTCCATTATTTTTATTCCAGTGGTTACAAATTGGTGTTTTAGCTACATTAGATGTACATTTGGGCAACcgatactttattattattattattatttttaataatgcatAAACATCAGGATGTTTAGCAGTAGCTTACATcaacatttaataaatatatatttcatgttAATTAAAACTGCCTCTAGGTTATATTAGATAAAAGATTTACTTCAAAAACTTTAAATCGTGTCAATTTTGTTCAGTAAAGCTAATGTTTATTTCTTAGGACAGGGTCACATGAGGACATGAGTGAAATAACACACAGTCTGTGCCACTACACACTAGCACCACATAGTGGCAAAATGAAATCACTGCATCACCTTTCTTTTCTTACAGTCCCTCTAGTCTGATTAAAACAACTAGTTGAACTTGGTAAATACCACTTTCTTTCTAAATTTGTTTAGAAACTCACCTTGGCTAAAGGTTTGGAAAAATAAACGTTGGAAAATATAGAGTAAACACTGCCACTCATGTACAACATTTCTGCAGTACATAAGGAGAATACAGGTTTAACTAGAGAAACCTGCCACACAAGTTGAATGACACAAGGAAATGTTTAATAATGATAACGCAACCTTTACATTTGATTATGGGTTTTATGAGGTCATATTACCAAAGGACATCTAAATAAAACACAATGGGAGTGATTAACACTTTAATATTTGcacaattttaaaaactaatatCACAAAAAAGATAAACATCAAACTTGATCAACACAAAAACTTTTCATACAAGCCGGATACAAagtcattcatattttcatttcaaTGTGATTGGTGcttgtctgtatgtgtgtatttttgtgagGAAGAGAATGGAAGCCGGATAGTGAACAAAGGACTGTCAATCCAGTGTTTTTCTGAGGAATTCCACAAGTAAATGGTGAGGAAAGCCAAAATCCAGCTGCACTATGACATACCCCTGCACATGCAAAATTAAGAAATATAAGAACAATGTACAGTAACAGGTTTCAGAACAAGTCCCATAAAGACTGCTGAACTCATTTTTTCAGACACTAAAAATTCATACAAACATTCAGTGgccccccaaaaaagtatttttacatttaagccatacttaaaaatgcatgtaataaaatatcaaactaatacaatttattttaaagatagcaaacacttttttttttaagcaaagcaTTGGTTTCAAATGACAAAATAATAGATATATTGTccacaattatgacaaaaaagtatttggacactttctgatggacgttagtggaacatgtctatagttaatgtgctgaactacacctgtggttactctgctacaATTTGAGGGCAACTGAcctcatacagtactgtgcaagtctcaggcacatacagtgcatccggaaagtattcacagcgcttcactttttccacattttgttgtgttacagacttattccaaaatggattaaattcattattttcctcaaaattctacaaacaataccccataatgacaatgtgaaagaagtttgtttgaaatctctgcaaatttattacatttaaaaaataaaaaaggaaaaaaaacacaagtattcacagcctttgctcaatactttgttgaagcacctttggcaccaattacagccaagtctttttgagtatgatgctacaagcttggcacacctatttttgggcagtttctcccattcttctttgcaggacctctcaagctccattaggttggatggagagcgtcggttcattttcagatctctccagagatgttcaatcgggttcaagtctgggctctggctgggccactcaaggacattcacagagttgtcccgtagccactcctttgttatcttggctgtatgcttaggatcgttgtcctgttggaagatgaaccttcgccccagtctgaggtccagagcactctggagcaggttttcatcaaggatgtctctgtacactgctgcattcatctttccctcgatcctgactagtctcccagtacctgccactgaaaaacatccccacagcatgatgctgccaccaccatgcttcactgtagggatggtattggccaggtgatgagtggtgcctggtttcctccagacatgacacttgccattcaggccaaagagttcaatctttgtttctcatggtctgagagtccttcaggtgccttttggcaaactccaggcaggctgtcatgtgccttttactaaggagtggcttccatctggccactctaccatacaggcctgattggtggagtgctgcagagatggttgttcttctggaaggttctcctctctccacagagaaacgttggagctctgtcagagtgaccatcgggttcttggtcacctccctgagtaaggcccttctcccccgatcactcagtttggccaggcggccagctctaggaagagtcctggtggttccaaacttcttccatttatggatgatggagaccactgtactcattgggaccttcaatgctgcagacatttttctgtacccttccccagatctgtgcctcgatacaatcctgtctcggaggtctacagacaattccttggacttcatggcttggtttgtgctctgacatgtgctgttaactgtgagaccttatatagacaggtgtgtgcctttccagatcatgtccaatcaactgaatttaccacaggtggactccaatcaagttgtagaaacatctcaaggatgatcagtggaaacaggatgcacctgagctcaattttgagtgtcatggcaaaggctgtgaatacttatgtacatgtgattttgttcgttttttatttttaatacatttgcaaagatttcaaacaaacttctttcacgttgtcattatggggtattgtttgtagaattctgaggaaaataatgaatttaatccattttggaataaggctgtaacataacaaaatgtggaaaaagtgaagcgctgtgaatactttccggatgcactgtacatacaaaacatttgtcttaagatggttatttttatcttcagctttagtgtgtcaatagaaaatataaattttagactcccaaactttacttttgcaaatagaaaagattagaatagaagaacagggagccctgcaacagatgacatggctcccacaaagcccccactgaacattgtgtcagtctgggattacataaagagacagaagcaattgagacagcctaaatagatagaagaagcttggaacatcctatctgccaacaaccaagaagaacggtgtccaggtgtacctactgtaggagaattggtgctggtTTTTATGtctactggactttgtatgacattaattgataaatgaaaactatttatgacattatttttgaagaaatcctacctatgcaacatttttcacttttgcacagtactgtacatatatccactaaaaatcaaACTGAGATCATCGTTTGCTTGCAAATccctcttggtttgatattttgtctgtaatgcaatgacatttggaCATTTTGTCCAAACAagtgtctaaatacatttagaggCCACATTAGGCCTATTAAATACACAGTTGAACCCATTTTTAAATAATGCATCACTATATCATATGATTTGTGAGATTATTACAGATTATAGATCTTGACATACATCCAGACATTACATGCTAGAATAATATACTCACGTCTTGAGGTACAACTTCAGGATTGATGATGTCAAAGAGATAAAGCCCCTGTTCATCCATCAAAGCAGTTAACTCTGGCTCCAGATCTAAGGGGAGAGAACAGTTGTGATGAAGATACAAATTTACTTGCACACTACTTGATTATGGTGGTCACACTTACATGATATGACTTTGGGTATGCCCATCTTTTCCACAGCCTCCTGTAGATAAGCTTTCAAGCTCTCCTCTATCTTTAATGACAGTTATACAATATATCGGTATAATAGtcaaatagattttttaaatatgtatggagtgactatttggagcacctgccacacagcgcagctatttgcactctaatagtctggtggaaacactgaaattgaagacaaactgcaccccctggtgttgctgcagtggtgtaGCAGGTGAAGACAGTGAAGGTGTGCTTTATGGGCGACCCGGGTTCTaatctgccttttgtcccactttttcccatcctattTCCAGTCTCcaatcttaatatttcctttaatactacttgtaataataaattaaaagtaatataAAGGCTTATtaccttgcagtgatttggtcatgatgaaggtcagggagttgagagaatggtttgatccaggtaaaattagccatggttttactatagtattattgtagtaaccatgtttttggtgaaagccatagttttaatgaaattaacaatggtgttactacagtaatttgGTGTTATTACAGCAACCATtttaaattttgtggttactatgattttactacaaaataccatggtgatactatggttactgtagtaaaatcatggttaatttttgtaatgttaggtttaggggtaagggttggttgtagggtgtctgtgggactcttaataaacacaataaacatgctaaaGTGATGCCCCTATTCTGTATTTTAGCAATTAATTagaggtgtaaatagcatctaaaactatttgcacttagtgcaaagaagatccTTTTTGTGGCTattaagtgcaaatagcctctgccaaaaatgtaaaaagacaTTTAATTTATTCTCACCTCACTGGCTCCTTCTGATGTTGAGACTTTTGTTATATGAATGCTATCAAAGGCACAAAACAGTAAAGAAAACTTTAGCATGGACACAGAGCTGAATTCACCATGAAATTTTGTAGAATGAAACTTTTTTCACTAAAATGGTAAACATAATACACAAAAACTAACAGCTCTCCAGTGGCCTTCAGAATGAGTTTCTTCTCCACATATGAGACTCTAACAACAACTGTTACATCCTGTAAGGACAAAAACCAGTGAACACTGTAAATGTACTTAAatcattatctgtctgtctatctgtctatctatctatcatctttttaataaaaaaaaacgctGGTTCAATTTGTACTTTCATGGCTCAAAGGAAATGTGCTGTTGGCTTACTGTCTCAAAATAGAGTGTTGGTTTCTCTTGATTGGCCAGCAAGAGTTCCACCCCAGCCACAGCTCTGACAGATGTGCCCTGTGTGGTGGTCCAGAGGTGCGGAACTGACACACTCCTTGCCTTTAACACTGGACCCTCAGAGGACAGCCACTAATGAGAATATAAAATATCATATCAGTCACACAAACATACAGGTGCTGCCCTTGTTTAAAGTGACAGCTGCTATGcttcaaatggaaaacatttatttgcatgTTCCTATGACAGTAACTACTGAAATTTCCTCCCATGTGTACGGTTCTTACACTCATATCTGCATTATGCGTTTTAGTACCTTGCTCAACAATTCAGGCCTAGGTGAGGATAGCTCTGTCTGAAACAGATCCTAAAAAAATATGAACACAAGTGATTAAGCTTTACATTTCATAGCTTACAGTGAGTTATATAACACTACAGTAAGCAAAGGCTGTGGCATTGTTCATACATGAGCAGTAATAGGCAAATTAACATTTGGTTATGTATACTGCTATCATATAAATACAAAAGAGTTTTAATCTCCCAAGCatgataatattattaaaatattataatccACTAAAACTTCACAGATTGTTCATTGACATGTTGTACTTCCCAAGGGTTGGTAAGAGTTATGTCATACCGTGAGTTCTGTTCCAGGAATGTTGCGAATAAATCGTCCATCAAGGTATGCAGCACTCATAAGTGGCCCGAGAACCCCATCAGAGAGCCAGAAATAAAGCATGCGGTTCTCGGACAGTTGGGAGGGGTTAAACACAGAGGAATTGATGACTGATGCCTCATTATTGTAATTAACCAGACCCTGATTATCATAGGAACAACAGTAGCCAGTTTGAGAACAACAAATCTCTCCTGCAACATCAGTATAGTAGTTTATAtgggaaatggggggggggggggagtgtttGAAACACAAGAAGACACAAAAATATCTTACCTTATGGTATGACTCTATATAATTAGATTTGATGATAGGGGAAGAGGTCAAAGAGATGTCCACCCTGATGTTCCCATCACTTATAAATTGTTCTGTTCAGATGAAGAGGAATTAATAAAGACCATACAACACACAACCAGAAATCCACATGAGGCTGCTACATAAAGGGATGCTACAGTATGAGGGTTCTCTGCATTTACTTGCCCTTACCTGCTTGCTCTTGTATGAAGTCTGCAAGTATGTTGGCCACATTGTTTATTTCCTTACAGATCTGTTAGTGAGAAGAAAAAGCTagatcactcaaataaacagaggTAATAGCTACTAATGCAGTATTAAGAAACATCTGTATCAGAATCAGTGTTCTTTTTCAGCACTGTGAAAAGTGAGAGAGCAACAGAATATTGAATAGCACACTCACCTGTGACTTGACTACTAGCTTCACTGTGAAAGTCACAATATCTGTGAACATTCGTTTCAGCCACCCAGGCCTGCACACAGTCAAAATGAGAGTCATGTAAATGACACTTTTACATGCAGTACATGCAGTAAAGAAgttgtggtgaaaaaaaaaaaaaaaaaaagtcatcctgGCATCCAGGGATTGCTTTCAGTCATAGGCAAAGACATTTGACTTCTACATAGACATAAATTCTGTGGATTGAAGTGTAAAAAAAGATCCTTTTAACTTCTCAGGCCACTTCTGGTGTGTGTCAGAAATGTGAAAGGTTAGACTCACGCTCTGTCTCCCTGCAGAAGCAGCTTCAGTTTGTGAAAGGTGAGGTAACAGTTTGAAGTGTCTGCAGCCACTTTGCCCTTTCCACAGTctgacacataaacacacacacacacacacacacacacatctctctttCAGACAATAACTAAAAAAAGCTAATTACAATTCAATACATgtagaaagaaataagaaatgtaagTCAAACTGGGCTATTTGAACTCACATAGTTTTGAATTGATGACGAGGTCAATTTGTGAATCTATTTCAAAATCAACTGTCTGTCCAACGCTGATTCtgtgtaagaaaaaaaatacagtaaatctaAGAGAATACATTGTCTGGAATATAAATGCATGTAATCTGAGTAGGCCATTATTGCAGGCCAACCTGAAGAAATCTCATATAAATTCATACAATGTAAACAAAACACCATAGTTTTACGAAACATTAATGGGGCAAAACCCCATCTGTGTTATCACAGAAATCTGATCCTGATATGTGGTAATAAATAGAAGTACTCACAGCCAGCTGCCATATCTGTACTTGATGGTCCCCTTGAATACAGCAGACACATTTGAAATGTAGATCCCTATTCCTTCATTCTCCTTCAGCTCAAACTCACTCTTTCCAATCGAAAGGTTGTGGATCTCTAAACTAAAAATGTGGGAAACAAGAGTGCCATAATACAGGTTGTAACATGCTATTGTAAccgacagtgctgggtagtaacggattacatgtgaTCATGATTACATAATTGGatcacaaaaataaagtaattgtaattagattaaattataaaatactagtaatcagattagagttacttttttatggattaaataaatacatctaaTCAGgccagtaaattgttcataataatttacataaatatttgttttttctttctaaatCAGCCTAACGCTGATATACGTTTGGTAAGTCTTCAAATCGttttgttagtaataaataaTGGAATatatttcttcctctttgtatttttattctactcGAAGTCacgtgacatcaaataaacaagttttaaataAGAAGTAATctgaaagtaattagattacatcacCTACAACATctaatccaagagattacatcAACGATTACACTTTTAGTCAAGTAATTTGTTATCAGTAATGTGCCCAGCACTGGTAACAGAAAATAATAAGCAAACACATTCTGGGTTCATGTTAGTTCACTTACTTATTGAATCCATATTCCACCGTCCCTATGAAGCCCATTGATTTTTCTCCCTTTATACTGGGATATCTGGCATGTTGAAAAGCGGCCTGTATAACTTTTGTAGTCTTCTCATTCACTGTGGAGTCAATGCAGGAACATATTTATTCTCTAGCCTCAAGTAACCTTTTCTGGTCATTTTccttttcaccattttaatcaccttttagttttttgcagttcacttaaatagtCCAGTGGTgtgataaattaatttttaagaCTACAAATGTTCCATGCTGCAGGGAAAAAAGGTAAAACTTCTTTTAGTTGAAGGTGCTGCCACTGCTAGTCATATAACTTCTCAAAGACTTTCCATTAAAACAAGTGAGACCATATAATTTCTTGTCCACCAAGTGTCGCAATTTGTATTCAGTTCTGTCATACTTATTATCATAATTAATGCTCAATATTGCTTGGGGAGAGTGGGGCAAGGGAACAAGGTGATGGACCTTGTCAGGTTTTTGGTGTCCAGTCTCCAGATTTTTCTTTTAACTCTTTAAGTCTGAGTCTTGATATACAGAAACAGCTTCGAAAATGTGGCATTTAAATAGTCTTTTTGAAATTCCCGCCTTTTGCAAGCACATTCCTATGTTGTGTGCCATCACGCTAACTTTTGCTTCTTTGACGCGAATTAGTCTCAAAAAACGATAAATGGCTGTTTTAACGTCTTTTAAACAAACATTAAGCTATTCGTGAGAACATTTAATGAAGGTTGGACCACTGGTGAGGACTAGAACCTACACACATGACATACACCTCACAAATGGCTTTCAGATTAACTGAACAAATGTCAAAGTGTCTCTCTTTCACTTACCTCTTACTGTTTTCTTAAAATTCACCTTTGTATACAGTTgctttttgaaaatatgtagataGAATAATTCAGTACAGGAAATCTCAGTCCCACAGAAATTAACTATATTGTTTATGCAGTTATTTCACCATTTCGATCTTAAAATAGACTGAAAGActttaaaattaaatgcttataTTAAAAACACTACAGACTTCTATTATTGTGATGCTTGGTCTTGACTATACACCAAGGCCATGTTGTATTCTTTCCTTTGTAACATTTTTATTCTTCACATATGCACTCCATTTGCACAGTGAATTAATCCTgcttcaaatatatttataatgcctATAGATTATAATAAAGCAATGAGAGTACTTACATACTACAGCAGCAGGATAGGTAAGCCTGCACACTGCTCCTGTAAACTTGTAGGCAGAGGAAGGATCCAGACAAGAACAACTTATTCTGACCAGACTAAGGACCAGGAGCAATGCTACACTCCTCCCCATCTCAACAGAGTCTGAATGAATACAGATGAGCCCCTGTTTTAATGCTGTAACTGATATTAGGGCTTCTCTTTTACTGGAGCTCTGTTCTCATTTAGCCAATGTCTGAGGAGGAGGGACATATTAGAGGTAGCCCCAGACGAAGAGGGGGCGGACAGGGCCTGTAATGTCCGAGTTGCAATGTTCCTCTTTTGGAGAATGGAAGAGAACATGCATCTGCCCCAGAGGTCGACTAGCATATGCTGTTCatttgttattttagtgcagAGAACATTTAGTGAGGGGTGTTTTCTGAACATTCTGCTCCACAAATCAAATAAGAGATATGGTCTTGGACAAAGTGGACAAGGCAAGGCCAAAGTCCATGCAGGAGACCATGCGAGTGAGTTTAAGCTTATAGTTAGAACTGAAGAAAGTTCTGGAAATTGCCAGTGAACTCTAAAAAGGGACAGTTATGCAGAATAATAGAAATTCATCTGgacatcatcagcagagtgcacaGGAAGTGGAAAGGAACATGTTGTTGTCTAGTGACATACAGACAAGTTTTGATGTTTATCAGCTTGGGCAGTGGTAGCCTCTGGTTGAAAAGCtaaagaaaacaaattaaaattaataggCCTAATATGAATGTTACTCATCACCTAAATAGAATGCAACTTACTGTAGTACACTTCTATCTTTACTACATTACATTAAAAGACTCTCAAAGTGAAACAAAGAAGTGTTTATTATATAATTTCTTTGTACAAAGAGGCTTatcttaataaatgtaaataacaaaGATAATTTTACATAATTATACATAAAAGCAATGCTACAATGTTGATAACCTCTAGATCAAAAACGTTATCTTTTTCATCTCTCAGAACTAGTCCTTTCCTGTTTTCAGTTATACATAACATGTTCCAAAAGTGCAGTTTCTTTGTAAAGAAGCTGCAGAATTCAAAGTGAGGTTTGCCTGGTTTAGTTTTATCCCAAGGTCAACAACCAACTCTTCTGTTCTTTTTGAATTGCAAATTTTCCTGCTCACACATACCAAACTTTCTTCATGAACATTAACATTACACATTTTACAAGTTGAAAACAATTAAGAGAGAACCGGTACGCATATTtccttaaagaaaacatgaatagCCACAATCTCCAATATATTCTATGCACAAAAGCGTTCTCCAAGGACCCACCATGTATGGTCCCCATTGTTCATCTTACTAGGAC encodes:
- the cetp gene encoding cholesteryl ester transfer protein — translated: MGRSVALLLVLSLVRISCSCLDPSSAYKFTGAVCRLTYPAAVVLNEKTTKVIQAAFQHARYPSIKGEKSMGFIGTVEYGFNNLEIHNLSIGKSEFELKENEGIGIYISNVSAVFKGTIKYRYGSWLISVGQTVDFEIDSQIDLVINSKLYCGKGKVAADTSNCYLTFHKLKLLLQGDRAPGWLKRMFTDIVTFTVKLVVKSQICKEINNVANILADFIQEQAEQFISDGNIRVDISLTSSPIIKSNYIESYHKGLVNYNNEASVINSSVFNPSQLSENRMLYFWLSDGVLGPLMSAAYLDGRFIRNIPGTELTDLFQTELSSPRPELLSKWLSSEGPVLKARSVSVPHLWTTTQGTSVRAVAGVELLLANQEKPTLYFETDVTVVVRVSYVEKKLILKATGELIHITKVSTSEGASEIEESLKAYLQEAVEKMGIPKVISYLEPELTALMDEQGLYLFDIINPEVVPQDGYVIVQLDFGFPHHLLVEFLRKTLD